A stretch of Myroides oncorhynchi DNA encodes these proteins:
- a CDS encoding DUF5687 family protein, with protein sequence MHKLFVFLEKRRLARNGGEQMNTLLKVFKWLAIVYFGFVFLMLGISGFFGIEKAALGMGSPIQVVSRYWMYYMVAEMVMRFALQKLPTASIKPLLVLPITRLKIVKFYIGRSFVSAFNFVQLLFIVPFAIVCLMQGYSIIGVLAWSLAMYLCICTMHFVNILIESYKAVFIAVIGVFGSLAAIQYFDLFDSTVYTQYLLYSVYEYPVLVLAYGGVFTMAIWMTIHYYVNNMYMDDLLKIKVEVGTTQEMKWLDGFGTYASFLKNDVRLIMRNKRARTTVLMSVLFMFYGFLVLIPNAEGTYSSLMLIFVSFFVSGGFLMMFGQYVPSWDSSYYPLMMTQNITYKNYLKSKWLIIALGTAVSMLGGLLYIHKSMDLVYMIIAMGVFNIGINGYIVLMGGAYLKSPVDLTANKNVFGDKNAFNLRVMLISLPKLFLPVIVYYVGYMIYGFWGGFGMLILIGVIGMFFQDPAFRYIEKIYKKEKYSTINAFKSK encoded by the coding sequence ATGCATAAGTTATTTGTTTTTTTAGAGAAAAGGAGGCTTGCACGTAATGGTGGTGAACAGATGAACACACTATTAAAAGTGTTTAAGTGGTTGGCTATTGTTTACTTTGGTTTTGTCTTTTTAATGTTAGGGATTAGTGGATTCTTTGGTATAGAGAAAGCGGCTTTAGGTATGGGATCACCAATACAGGTTGTAAGTCGTTATTGGATGTACTATATGGTGGCAGAGATGGTTATGCGATTCGCCTTACAGAAGTTGCCGACTGCGAGTATAAAACCTTTGTTAGTATTACCTATTACTAGACTTAAGATAGTTAAGTTTTACATAGGTAGATCATTTGTTAGTGCATTTAATTTCGTTCAACTATTATTTATAGTACCCTTCGCAATTGTATGTCTTATGCAGGGCTATTCCATAATAGGTGTACTGGCATGGTCATTAGCTATGTATTTATGTATCTGTACAATGCACTTTGTTAACATACTGATAGAGTCTTATAAAGCTGTATTTATTGCGGTTATAGGTGTATTCGGGTCATTAGCTGCTATTCAATATTTTGATCTATTTGATAGTACAGTATATACACAGTATTTGCTATACAGTGTATATGAATATCCTGTATTAGTACTGGCTTATGGAGGAGTCTTTACTATGGCGATCTGGATGACTATTCATTATTATGTGAATAATATGTATATGGATGATCTACTTAAGATTAAGGTAGAAGTTGGGACTACTCAGGAGATGAAATGGCTAGATGGATTTGGTACGTATGCGTCATTTTTAAAGAACGATGTGAGATTAATCATGCGTAATAAGCGTGCTCGTACTACAGTATTAATGAGCGTATTATTTATGTTCTACGGATTCTTAGTACTAATACCAAATGCAGAAGGAACATACTCTAGCCTTATGTTGATATTTGTTTCTTTCTTTGTGTCAGGAGGATTTCTGATGATGTTCGGACAGTATGTTCCTAGCTGGGATTCTTCGTATTATCCACTTATGATGACTCAGAATATCACGTATAAGAACTATCTAAAGTCTAAATGGCTAATCATTGCTTTAGGGACAGCCGTATCAATGTTAGGAGGTTTGTTATATATCCATAAGAGTATGGATCTAGTGTATATGATTATTGCTATGGGGGTATTTAATATTGGTATTAATGGATATATAGTACTGATGGGTGGAGCATACCTTAAGAGTCCTGTGGATCTAACAGCTAATAAGAATGTATTTGGAGATAAGAATGCTTTTAATCTTAGAGTGATGCTAATCTCGTTGCCTAAGCTTTTTTTACCTGTTATAGTATATTATGTTGGATATATGATATATGGGTTTTGGGGAGGTTTTGGAATGTTGATACTTATAGGTGTTATAGGAATGTTCTTTCAAGATCCTGCATTTAGATACATTGAGAAAATATATAAAAAAGAAAAATATAGCACGATAAATGCTTTTAAATCAAAATAA
- a CDS encoding c-type cytochrome: MKIKNLFIILSCLGVLVTLLSFNTSSIITETKVGDPIWKNLKVLPQDISNDSLKGLMRGFNDALGVKCGHCHTQIEGTDKLDFAADTKKEKEFARHMITMTQKINAENFNWKDHPKPETIDVVTCAMCHRGNTSATKSLK; the protein is encoded by the coding sequence ATGAAAATAAAGAACCTTTTTATCATTCTAAGTTGCCTAGGAGTACTTGTAACTTTATTATCATTTAACACCTCTTCTATAATCACAGAGACTAAAGTAGGAGACCCTATCTGGAAAAACTTGAAAGTATTACCACAAGATATCTCTAATGATAGTCTTAAAGGACTAATGAGAGGGTTTAATGATGCTCTAGGTGTTAAATGCGGTCATTGTCATACACAAATTGAAGGAACAGATAAACTAGACTTCGCTGCAGACACAAAAAAAGAAAAGGAATTTGCAAGACACATGATTACAATGACTCAAAAAATCAATGCTGAGAATTTCAACTGGAAAGATCACCCTAAACCTGAGACAATCGATGTAGTAACCTGCGCAATGTGCCATAGAGGAAACACGAGCGCTACTAAATCACTTAAATAA
- a CDS encoding iron-containing alcohol dehydrogenase — protein MLNFELYNPTRLLYGRGQIAEAANLINKGSKVLIVYGGGSIKINGVYDQVVKALDGFEIVEFAGVEPNPRYETLIKAVELIKREKVDFILGVGGGSVIDGVKFISAAVHYQGNTIDIIKKKLNVNWQAMPYGAILTLPATGSEMNCGAVVTIEVTKEKLSFSGEVLYPVFSVCDPTVIASLPEKQIANGITDAFIHVLEQYITYPQNAPVQDRFAEGILQTLIEVAPIVLKNPNDYDAAMNYMWCCTMALNGLISKGVTEDWVTHAIGHELTALYGIDHGRTLAIIGPNLYRVMFETKKAKLAQFGKRVFNLSGSDEEVANQAIEEMVKFFHSLGVQTTLRNYIDEGDKAVEWIVNRFEERGWVAMGEMKNITLDKVREIVRMSL, from the coding sequence ATGTTGAATTTTGAATTATATAACCCTACTCGTTTATTATATGGGAGGGGACAGATAGCAGAGGCTGCTAATCTTATAAATAAAGGAAGTAAAGTACTTATCGTATATGGGGGTGGGAGTATCAAGATTAATGGAGTGTATGATCAGGTTGTTAAGGCCCTAGATGGTTTTGAAATAGTAGAGTTTGCAGGTGTGGAACCTAATCCTAGATATGAGACCTTAATAAAAGCAGTGGAACTAATCAAGCGAGAAAAGGTTGACTTTATCCTAGGTGTAGGAGGTGGCAGTGTGATCGACGGTGTGAAGTTTATTTCAGCTGCTGTACATTATCAAGGAAATACAATAGATATCATAAAGAAGAAATTAAATGTCAACTGGCAAGCGATGCCTTATGGTGCTATTCTTACTCTACCTGCTACAGGAAGTGAGATGAACTGTGGCGCAGTCGTGACTATTGAAGTCACTAAAGAGAAGTTATCTTTCTCAGGAGAGGTGTTGTATCCAGTATTTTCTGTATGCGATCCAACAGTGATAGCCTCACTTCCTGAGAAGCAAATAGCGAATGGTATTACTGATGCGTTTATTCATGTACTAGAACAGTATATTACATATCCACAAAATGCTCCGGTACAAGACAGGTTTGCTGAGGGAATACTTCAGACACTTATAGAAGTGGCGCCTATAGTCTTAAAAAACCCTAATGATTACGATGCAGCGATGAATTATATGTGGTGCTGTACTATGGCTCTAAATGGGTTAATCTCTAAGGGAGTTACAGAGGATTGGGTTACACATGCTATAGGACATGAGTTAACTGCTTTATATGGTATAGATCATGGTAGGACATTAGCTATTATAGGACCTAATTTATATAGAGTGATGTTCGAGACGAAGAAGGCGAAATTAGCACAGTTTGGTAAACGTGTATTCAATTTAAGTGGAAGTGATGAAGAAGTAGCAAATCAAGCAATAGAAGAAATGGTGAAGTTCTTCCACTCACTAGGTGTACAGACTACACTAAGAAATTATATAGACGAAGGTGACAAAGCTGTAGAATGGATTGTTAATCGCTTTGAGGAAAGAGGATGGGTCGCGATGGGAGAGATGAAGAATATCACGCTTGATAAAGTGAGAGAGATAGTGAGAATGAGTTTGTAA
- a CDS encoding TerC family protein, with the protein MDHLINHPGLLGVFGVVVIIMLLLDLGVFNRHSHTVSTKEAIIWTVVWIGLAMCFSGVIYYYMDFENFARFQSAYWIEKALSVDNLFVFILVFTFFKVPKELHHRVLFWGIIGALVFRAIFIFAGVEIINMTYLPAMDIFGMTVEINAVLTIFGFFLLYSGVKSWFAKEEHDENEDLSKNLAVRMVHKFFKVSDDYDGEKFFTVKNGVRMVTPLFVALMVIEFTDVIFAVDSIPAIFAIAPDDPFILYTSNIFAILGLRSLYFLLANFMDKFSKLKYGLAIILSFIGTKMIISPFYHVDSMVSLSVIAGVLVLSVVASFMFPPKKEVVKN; encoded by the coding sequence ATGGATCATTTAATTAATCACCCTGGTTTATTAGGGGTATTTGGGGTAGTAGTTATTATTATGCTACTTCTTGACTTAGGAGTATTTAATAGACACAGTCATACTGTATCGACTAAAGAAGCTATCATCTGGACTGTAGTATGGATAGGTTTGGCGATGTGTTTTAGTGGTGTAATCTATTATTACATGGACTTTGAGAATTTTGCACGTTTTCAGTCTGCGTATTGGATAGAAAAGGCATTATCTGTAGATAATTTATTTGTCTTTATCCTTGTTTTTACTTTTTTTAAAGTACCTAAAGAACTACATCACCGTGTATTGTTTTGGGGAATTATTGGAGCATTAGTATTCAGAGCTATCTTTATTTTTGCAGGGGTTGAGATTATTAATATGACTTATCTGCCAGCTATGGATATATTTGGAATGACAGTTGAGATCAATGCTGTGCTAACTATTTTTGGATTCTTCCTTCTGTATTCTGGTGTTAAGTCTTGGTTTGCTAAAGAAGAGCACGATGAGAATGAGGACTTATCTAAAAACTTAGCTGTACGTATGGTACACAAATTCTTTAAAGTAAGCGACGACTATGATGGTGAGAAGTTCTTCACAGTGAAGAATGGAGTGCGCATGGTAACTCCTTTATTCGTTGCACTTATGGTAATTGAGTTTACAGATGTGATTTTTGCAGTAGATAGTATTCCTGCTATTTTCGCAATTGCACCAGATGATCCATTCATTTTATATACCTCTAATATCTTTGCTATTTTAGGATTGAGATCATTGTATTTCCTATTAGCGAACTTCATGGACAAATTCTCTAAGCTTAAGTATGGCCTAGCTATTATTTTATCTTTTATTGGTACCAAGATGATTATATCTCCATTTTATCACGTCGATTCTATGGTGTCATTATCTGTTATCGCAGGGGTATTAGTTCTTTCTGTAGTAGCATCATTTATGTTCCCACCAAAGAAAGAAGTTGTAAAAAATTAA
- a CDS encoding ABC transporter ATP-binding protein encodes MVVVNNLVKSYGEQTVLDIPSLEIKKGQSIGLVGNNGAGKTTFFSLLLDLIQPTRGSIAIKGVVVNESEEWKKCTGSFFDDSFLIGYLTPEEYFYFVGELRGMTREDVVNYLKANEGFFNGEVLNQRKYLRDFSKGNQKKVGIIAAFMGKPELVILDEPFANLDPTTQLRLKELVKQNMQSREVTIIISSHDLQHTFEVSDRIIALEKGQVMKDVLTEEITFEALEEIFQV; translated from the coding sequence ATGGTAGTAGTAAACAATTTAGTAAAGTCATATGGCGAACAGACTGTTTTAGACATTCCTTCATTAGAGATTAAGAAAGGACAGAGTATAGGGCTAGTAGGTAATAATGGTGCAGGTAAAACTACTTTCTTTAGCTTATTACTTGATTTGATTCAACCTACTAGAGGAAGTATCGCTATAAAAGGAGTGGTAGTGAATGAGAGTGAAGAATGGAAGAAGTGCACAGGTTCTTTCTTTGATGATTCATTTTTGATTGGTTATTTAACGCCTGAAGAATACTTTTATTTTGTTGGTGAGTTAAGAGGAATGACTCGTGAGGATGTTGTAAACTACTTAAAGGCGAATGAAGGATTTTTTAATGGAGAGGTTTTGAATCAACGCAAATACTTACGTGACTTTTCAAAAGGGAATCAAAAGAAGGTTGGTATTATCGCAGCATTTATGGGTAAACCTGAGCTGGTTATTTTAGATGAACCATTTGCTAATCTAGATCCTACTACACAACTTAGATTAAAAGAATTAGTGAAACAAAACATGCAGAGTAGAGAAGTAACGATTATCATCTCTAGCCATGATTTGCAGCATACATTTGAGGTTTCAGATCGCATTATCGCTTTAGAAAAAGGGCAAGTAATGAAGGATGTATTGACAGAAGAAATAACATTTGAGGCATTGGAAGAGATCTTCCAAGTCTAG
- a CDS encoding NAD(P)H-dependent glycerol-3-phosphate dehydrogenase codes for MNEYPKIAVIGGGSWATAIVKMLSENLSEIAWYMRNESALEEIKVNFHNPNYLSSVEFDVEQLRLTSDINKAISYADYVIFAIPSAFLCHEMTNLHVSLEGKVIISAIKGIIPETSLIVGEHFHQTYNVPYENIAVLTGPCHAEEVALERLSYLTIACQTEEYAKTIANCVTSHYIKAKTTDDIIGTEYAAVLKNIYAVACGIAHGLGYGDNFQALLMSNAIREMKKFIKKVHRMKRNINNSAYLGDLLVTGYSLFSRNRMFGNMIGKGYTVKSAQMEMNMIAEGYYASKSAYELNKQYGAKTPIINAVYDILYNGKDPKKVFRKLTEKLD; via the coding sequence ATGAATGAATATCCGAAGATTGCAGTTATAGGTGGTGGGAGCTGGGCTACTGCTATAGTAAAAATGTTGAGTGAAAACCTATCTGAGATAGCATGGTATATGCGAAATGAGTCTGCATTAGAAGAGATAAAAGTAAACTTCCATAATCCTAATTATCTTAGTTCGGTGGAGTTTGATGTAGAACAATTAAGATTGACAAGTGATATTAATAAAGCAATCTCGTATGCTGATTATGTAATATTTGCTATTCCTTCTGCATTTCTATGTCATGAAATGACCAATCTTCATGTGAGTTTGGAAGGAAAAGTTATTATTTCAGCAATAAAGGGGATAATACCAGAAACGAGTCTTATTGTTGGAGAACATTTCCATCAGACATATAATGTACCTTATGAGAATATAGCGGTATTAACAGGGCCTTGTCATGCAGAAGAAGTTGCATTAGAACGACTATCTTATCTTACTATTGCTTGTCAGACAGAAGAATACGCTAAGACAATCGCTAATTGTGTCACGAGTCATTATATCAAAGCGAAAACAACTGATGATATAATAGGTACTGAATACGCAGCAGTATTAAAGAATATCTATGCTGTAGCTTGTGGTATAGCACATGGATTGGGGTATGGTGATAACTTTCAGGCATTGCTTATGAGTAATGCAATACGTGAGATGAAAAAGTTCATCAAAAAAGTACATCGTATGAAACGCAATATTAATAATTCTGCATACCTAGGAGACTTATTAGTTACTGGCTATTCTTTGTTCTCTCGTAATCGTATGTTTGGTAATATGATTGGTAAAGGATATACTGTAAAGTCTGCTCAGATGGAGATGAATATGATTGCAGAGGGATATTATGCTAGTAAGAGTGCTTATGAATTAAATAAGCAATACGGCGCTAAAACACCTATTATCAACGCAGTATACGATATTCTGTATAATGGTAAAGATCCTAAGAAGGTATTTAGAAAACTAACAGAAAAATTAGATTAA
- a CDS encoding glycoside hydrolase family 32 protein, producing MKHTVSFQVAIIDNYLLFPIHDKSEESTITILDEEGNLFKTFHIRIAERPPLYYLKIDVSAFINTSLELEFNSRKLLDITPSHIKQTGDYQHQDIELHRPTYHYNSSEGWIDNPVGLFYNTGIYHLYYQHNPYGTKWGNLSWGHATSNNMVDWTTQSLALRPNNLGEIYSGSTIIDKQNCAGFGENAIIAFYTASADTQTQCIAFSTDNGHTFSNYEHNPILTNTTNTDFKDPKVFWHEETNKWIMALATFQSVLFYSSTNLKEWLLLSEFGMGIGSHKGLWECPDLFKLPYGKTYKWVLFVSVTAGGHNKGSAVQYFIGNFDGVTFTPETLPYPLWLDYGKDCYAGTTWHNSPKDKPVYIAWMSNWQYANILPTKIFKNAMTLPRTLDIGNNGEHMIVKSYPIRELKSRREKKQEFQTQLIDKSLHIQYLLDDNQGAYEIILEFDIVESKTSEIHLTLSNTINEKITYTLNLDKGKLTLDRTDSGEISFSKKFTKHKITAPLQREKKYKIKLYVDKCSSELFINKGKTAMTNLIFPNEPYNTLDLEIEQGRIDITKFRIYSFQKEE from the coding sequence ATGAAACATACTGTTAGTTTCCAGGTAGCTATTATAGATAACTACTTACTATTTCCAATTCATGACAAGAGTGAAGAAAGCACAATTACAATCCTAGACGAAGAAGGTAATCTTTTTAAAACATTCCATATTAGAATAGCAGAAAGACCTCCTCTATACTATCTCAAAATAGATGTCAGTGCATTTATCAATACATCATTAGAATTAGAATTTAATTCTCGAAAACTACTTGACATTACTCCTTCACACATAAAACAAACTGGGGACTATCAGCATCAGGATATTGAACTTCACAGACCTACTTATCATTATAATTCCTCTGAAGGTTGGATTGATAATCCTGTTGGTTTATTTTATAATACTGGTATATACCATTTATATTATCAACACAACCCCTATGGCACGAAATGGGGAAATCTAAGCTGGGGACACGCCACTTCTAATAACATGGTAGACTGGACAACACAATCTTTAGCTCTACGCCCAAATAATTTAGGCGAAATCTACTCTGGTAGTACCATCATAGACAAACAAAATTGTGCAGGCTTTGGAGAGAATGCCATCATTGCTTTCTACACAGCTTCCGCCGATACGCAAACGCAGTGTATTGCCTTTAGTACAGATAATGGTCATACTTTCTCTAATTATGAACATAATCCCATATTAACCAATACAACTAATACAGATTTTAAAGATCCTAAAGTTTTCTGGCATGAGGAAACAAATAAGTGGATTATGGCACTAGCAACATTCCAAAGTGTCTTATTCTATAGCTCAACTAACTTAAAAGAATGGCTTCTATTAAGTGAATTTGGTATGGGAATAGGGTCACACAAAGGACTATGGGAATGCCCCGATCTATTTAAACTCCCTTATGGTAAAACGTATAAGTGGGTACTCTTTGTAAGTGTGACTGCTGGTGGGCACAATAAAGGTAGCGCTGTACAATACTTTATTGGAAACTTTGATGGTGTTACATTTACCCCAGAAACACTACCCTATCCATTATGGTTAGATTATGGCAAGGATTGTTATGCTGGAACCACATGGCATAATAGCCCAAAAGATAAGCCTGTCTATATCGCATGGATGAGTAACTGGCAATACGCTAATATACTTCCTACTAAGATATTTAAGAATGCCATGACTTTGCCACGTACACTAGACATAGGTAACAATGGAGAGCACATGATTGTCAAAAGCTATCCTATCAGAGAACTAAAAAGCAGAAGAGAGAAAAAACAAGAATTTCAAACGCAACTTATAGACAAATCTCTTCATATACAATATCTATTAGATGATAATCAAGGTGCTTATGAAATAATATTAGAATTTGATATCGTTGAAAGTAAAACATCTGAAATTCACCTTACTTTAAGCAATACTATTAATGAAAAAATCACATATACTCTAAATCTAGATAAAGGTAAACTTACCTTGGATCGGACAGACAGTGGAGAGATTTCTTTCTCGAAAAAGTTCACTAAACATAAAATTACTGCACCATTACAGAGAGAAAAAAAGTACAAGATTAAACTATATGTAGACAAGTGCTCTTCAGAACTATTTATAAATAAAGGTAAAACAGCTATGACTAACCTTATCTTCCCGAATGAACCTTATAACACCCTAGATCTAGAAATAGAACAAGGTAGAATAGATATTACCAAATTTAGAATATATAGTTTCCAAAAAGAAGAATAA